A genomic region of Bacillota bacterium contains the following coding sequences:
- a CDS encoding alpha-L-fucosidase — protein sequence MPQPEPRVARFEKLAYGMFIHWGLYSQLGRGEWIMNRAQIPKEEYAPLAKTFTAEEFDARAIARIARQAGMKYITITARHHDGFSLYDTRGLSQYDAPNSGAKRDLIAEFVEGCRAEGILPFFYHTTLDWYHQDFEKDFEAYLEYLRQSVEILCTQYGEIGGLWFDGNWSKPGADWQEDKLYGLIRRHQPNAMIINNTGLSARGHIGHREIDSVTFEQGHPTPMDREGMPKYVAAEMCQTMNQHWGIGDLDFCYLSPKEIIANLCACRKVGANYLLNVGPTASGRIPDYEKAALLRVGAWVQMHRDVIYEGKPTSVKGTGRNFALEANGKVYLFIHDLGNTGDVNVAIGESGAGPKAFSGVTEPVASIRWMDNDEELAFAQDRSSGLLAVDATGYPYGTNLVVRVAEVSFA from the coding sequence ATACCCCAACCGGAGCCTCGAGTGGCCCGATTTGAGAAACTGGCCTACGGCATGTTCATTCATTGGGGATTGTACTCCCAGCTGGGTCGAGGGGAGTGGATTATGAACAGAGCCCAGATTCCCAAGGAAGAGTATGCTCCCCTGGCCAAGACCTTTACCGCGGAGGAGTTTGACGCGCGAGCCATTGCTCGCATCGCCCGTCAGGCCGGGATGAAGTATATTACCATTACCGCTAGGCACCACGATGGATTTTCCCTGTATGATACCCGGGGGTTGTCCCAGTACGATGCTCCCAACAGCGGTGCCAAACGGGATTTGATTGCAGAATTTGTCGAGGGATGTCGCGCCGAGGGGATCCTTCCCTTTTTCTATCATACGACCCTAGACTGGTATCACCAGGATTTTGAGAAGGATTTCGAGGCATACTTAGAGTACCTGCGTCAATCCGTGGAAATTCTCTGCACTCAGTATGGTGAGATCGGTGGTTTGTGGTTTGATGGGAACTGGAGCAAACCCGGTGCCGATTGGCAGGAAGACAAGTTGTATGGGTTAATTCGCCGCCATCAGCCCAACGCGATGATTATCAATAACACGGGACTTAGCGCTCGGGGTCATATCGGTCATCGGGAGATCGACAGCGTGACCTTTGAACAGGGCCACCCCACGCCCATGGATCGAGAGGGCATGCCCAAGTACGTGGCTGCGGAGATGTGCCAGACGATGAACCAACACTGGGGTATTGGCGATCTGGATTTCTGTTACCTGTCTCCCAAGGAGATTATCGCCAACCTCTGCGCTTGCCGCAAGGTAGGGGCCAACTATCTGCTTAATGTCGGCCCAACGGCCAGCGGCCGGATACCGGACTATGAGAAGGCAGCCCTATTGCGGGTGGGTGCTTGGGTTCAGATGCACCGCGATGTGATCTATGAGGGCAAACCCACCTCGGTCAAGGGTACTGGCAGGAACTTTGCCCTAGAGGCCAATGGCAAAGTGTATCTGTTCATTCACGATCTAGGTAATACCGGTGATGTCAATGTGGCCATTGGCGAATCCGGTGCCGGGCCCAAGGCCTTTAGCGGTGTCACTGAGCCCGTGGCGTCGATTCGTTGGATGGATAATGACGAAGAGCTCGCCTTTGCTCAGGATAGGTCTTCGGGCTTGTTGGCGGTGGACGCAACGGGCTATCCCTACGGCACCAATCTAGTGGTGCGAGTCGCGGAAGTATCCTTTGCTTAA
- a CDS encoding DegV family protein, with protein sequence MGIRIVADSVCDTDAKLDAELNITKVPLTLYFGDREFKDDGTLTQQEIIELMRSSSVAPRTASPSPGQFVEAIKGAGGDSTFVVTVSQGISSTYESATIAQQIIQSEDAGRFIHVFNSRSASVGEALVCMKIQELARQSLKISEIVERVNAYIAEMKTFFLLDSLDNLVKSGRMGKVMGKIGSVLSLKLVLGASEEGTIKLFDKARGTKRAFRRLIDQIEEHGERLEEKILGVAHCNAREKAEALKAEVLERFNFKDIIIVETAGVTSIYADHGGIVIAF encoded by the coding sequence GTGGGAATCAGGATCGTTGCCGATAGTGTTTGTGACACGGATGCTAAGCTGGATGCAGAATTGAACATCACCAAAGTGCCACTTACCCTTTATTTTGGAGACAGGGAATTTAAGGACGACGGCACTCTCACCCAGCAGGAAATCATCGAGTTGATGCGGTCCTCTAGCGTGGCACCCCGGACCGCTAGTCCATCGCCGGGACAATTTGTTGAAGCGATCAAAGGGGCTGGGGGGGATTCGACGTTCGTCGTGACCGTTTCCCAGGGAATCAGCAGTACCTATGAAAGTGCAACCATCGCTCAACAGATCATCCAGAGCGAGGATGCCGGTCGATTTATCCATGTCTTTAACAGTCGCAGTGCATCGGTAGGGGAAGCCTTGGTTTGCATGAAGATTCAAGAACTGGCGCGGCAAAGTCTCAAAATCTCTGAGATCGTGGAGAGGGTTAACGCGTATATCGCTGAAATGAAGACCTTTTTCCTCCTGGACTCCCTAGACAATCTGGTGAAGTCCGGGCGGATGGGCAAGGTGATGGGTAAAATCGGTTCCGTTTTGTCCCTGAAATTGGTGTTAGGAGCCTCGGAAGAGGGAACCATCAAGCTCTTTGACAAGGCTCGGGGAACTAAGCGGGCCTTTCGCCGCCTGATTGATCAGATTGAGGAACACGGAGAGCGTTTGGAGGAAAAGATCCTCGGAGTTGCCCACTGCAACGCCCGAGAGAAGGCAGAGGCTCTGAAGGCCGAGGTGTTAGAGAGGTTTAACTTCAAGGACATCATTATCGTTGAAACCGCTGGTGTTACCAGTATCTATGCCGATCATGGTGGCATCGTGATCGCCTTCTAG
- a CDS encoding acetamidase/formamidase family protein: MYRVSETTIYVMSKDNPPAMTVRSGDIIVFETRNCFNNQITDGTEPIEGMDWEQVNPATGPVFIEGAQVNDTLKIRILDIEIAPWGIMAAIPGAGVLGGKVTTSQVKRIPIVDGMAIFSPDIKVSCSPMIGVIGVAPKGEGVPCGVPDVHGGNMDNNRIKQGATLYLPVFHEGALLAMGDVHAAMGDGEIMVTGIEISGEITVKVEVMEQVTITNPRLEDANYCYTIASHEDLETAIGIATEEMTQIVMAQLGLSFNEAGMLLSAAGDLQICQVVDPKRTVRFAMPKSILPSMF; encoded by the coding sequence ATGTATCGAGTCAGCGAGACCACCATCTATGTGATGTCAAAGGATAACCCTCCGGCGATGACTGTGAGGTCGGGAGACATTATCGTCTTTGAGACTAGGAATTGCTTCAATAATCAAATCACCGATGGAACTGAACCCATTGAAGGGATGGATTGGGAGCAGGTGAATCCCGCCACCGGTCCCGTGTTCATTGAGGGAGCCCAGGTCAACGACACCTTGAAAATCCGGATCTTGGACATCGAAATTGCTCCCTGGGGGATCATGGCCGCGATTCCCGGTGCCGGGGTTTTAGGCGGTAAAGTGACTACCAGCCAGGTGAAGCGAATTCCCATCGTCGATGGGATGGCGATCTTTTCCCCGGATATCAAGGTTTCCTGTTCGCCCATGATCGGCGTGATTGGGGTAGCACCCAAGGGGGAAGGGGTCCCCTGTGGGGTACCCGATGTCCATGGCGGGAACATGGATAACAACAGAATCAAACAGGGGGCGACCCTGTATCTTCCTGTTTTTCACGAAGGGGCCTTGCTGGCCATGGGCGATGTTCACGCTGCCATGGGTGATGGAGAGATCATGGTCACAGGAATAGAGATCTCCGGGGAGATCACCGTCAAAGTTGAGGTGATGGAGCAGGTGACCATCACCAATCCTCGGTTAGAGGATGCCAACTACTGTTACACCATCGCATCCCATGAGGATCTGGAGACGGCCATCGGCATTGCTACTGAAGAGATGACTCAGATTGTGATGGCACAGCTGGGCCTGTCCTTTAACGAGGCGGGAATGCTCCTCAGCGCGGCCGGCGATCTGCAGATCTGCCAAGTGGTGGATCCCAAGCGCACGGTAAGGTTTGCCATGCCCAAGAGCATTCTGCCCAGTATGTTCTAG